The following proteins are co-located in the Seriola aureovittata isolate HTS-2021-v1 ecotype China chromosome 7, ASM2101889v1, whole genome shotgun sequence genome:
- the LOC130171862 gene encoding chemerin-like receptor 1 — translation MIKKISTTDLYGEKDSFHDNEDDTFYDNLVKLRRSLNIMSVIGYCLAFVLGVLGNGVVIWVTGFKMKKTVNTVWFLNLAVADFLLTACLPLTVTYLAMDFHWPFGHLMCKLHTTITFLNMFASVYILVVISVDRCLSVVWPVWAQNHRNVRKASYVSLGVWVLALILSAPYFVFRDTTPSYFNAGIVNCLNNFSLSVDYKTASLIELKQLRLQFMTITYFLLGFVVPFTVIVSCYTVIIHRLRRNRTLSSQSSRPLKIIAAVITTFFLCWAPFHIMRLLELVHFTSTNRSETLGYVLSIGAPIATSLIFLNSCMNPLLYVFMGQDFKDKVRKSILNVLKTAFQEEE, via the coding sequence ATGATAAAGAAAATTAGTACAACGGATTTATATGGTGAAAAAGACTCTTTTCATGACAATGAGGATGACACGTTCTATGACAACCTTGTTAAGCTGAGAAGGTCTCTCAACATCATGTCTGTCATTGGGTACTGCCTGGCCTTCGTTCTTGGTGTGCTCGGGAATGGAGTGGTTATCTGGGTGACCGGGttcaagatgaagaaaacagttaACACAGTTTGGTTCCTCAACCTTGCTGTGGCCGACTTCCTCTTAACAGCATGCCTGCCCCTGACTGTGACTTACTTAGCTATGGATTTCCACTGGCCTTTTGGCCACTTAATGTGCAAACTTCATACCACCATAACCTTTCTGAACATGTTTGCCAGTGTCTACATCCTGGTGGTGATCAGTGTGGACagatgtctgtctgtggtgtgGCCTGTCTGGGCCCAGAACCACAGAAATGTACGCAAGGCGTCTTATGTGAGTCTAGGTGTTTGGGTACTGGCTCTGATTCTCAGCGCTccatattttgttttcagggaCACTACACCATCATATTTTAATGCGGGCATCGTCAACTGCCTCAAcaatttttctctttctgttgatTATAAAACAGCATCTTTGATTGAGCTGAAACAGTTACGTCTTCAGTTCATGACCATTACCTACTTCCTCCTGGGATTTGTTGTCCCCTTCACTGTCATTGTCTCCTGTTACACTGTGATAATCCATCGTCTCAGGAGGAACCGCACCCTGTCCAGCCAGTCAAGTCGCCCCTTAAAGATCATCGCTGCCGTTATCACCACTTTTTTCCTGTGCTGGGCTCCTTTTCACATCATGCGTCTATTAGAGTTGGTTCATTTCACAAGTACTAATCGAAGTGAAACATTGGGATATGTCCTCTCTATTGGTGCCCCCATAGCCACCAGCCTGATCTTTCTCAACAGTTGCATGAACCCACTGCTGTATGTGTTCATGGGCCAAGATTTCAAGGATAAAGTTCGCAAATCCATCCTGAATGTATTGAAGACTGCCTTCCAGGAAGAGGAATGA
- the LOC130171867 gene encoding chemerin-like receptor 1, which translates to MEKIHILSLIVYCLAFVLGVLGNGVVIWVTGFKMKKTVNTVWFLNLAVADFLFTAFLPLTVTYTAMGFHWPFGHLMCKLHTTITFLNMFASVYILVMISVDRCVSVVWPVWAQNHRNIRKASYVSLGVWVLALILSAPYFVFKDTFTYSDNTTLCFTNFALSDDHETGMFRYQAVAITYILLGFVVPFTVIVSCYAVIIHRLRRNRTLASKSSRPIYVIAAIITTFFLCWAPYYVMRLIELDHHMHFKTFGYVLSIGLPITTSLIFFNSCLNPLLYVFMGQDFKDIVHKSILKIFETAFQEEE; encoded by the coding sequence ATGGAGAAAATCCATATCCTGTCCCTCATTGTTTACTGCCTGGCCTTCGTTCTTGGTGTGCTCGGGAATGGAGTGGTTATCTGGGTGACCGGGttcaagatgaagaaaacagttaACACAGTTTGGTTCCTCAACCTTGCTGTGGCCGATTTCCTCTTCACAGCATTCCTCCCCCTGACAGTGACATACACAGCCATGGGTTTCCACTGGCCTTTTGGCCACTTAATGTGCAAACTTCATACCACCATAACCTTTCTGAACATGTTTGCCAGTGTCTACATCCTGGTGATGATCAGTGtggacagatgtgtgtctgtggtgtggCCTGTCTGGGCCCAGAACCACCGAAATATACGCAAGGCGTCTTATGTGAGTCTAGGTGTTTGGGTACTGGCTCTGATTCTCAGCGCTCCATACTTTGTCTTCAAGGATACTTTTACGTATAGTGATAACACCACCCTCTGCTTCACCAACTTTGCTCTTTCTGATGATCATGAAACAGGAATGTTTCGTTATCAGGCCGTGGCCATCACCTACATCCTCCTGGGATTTGTTGTTCCCTTCACTGTCATTGTCTCCTGTTACGCTGTGATAATTCATCGTCTCAGGAGGAACCGCACCTTGGCCAGCAAGTCAAGTCGCCCCATTTATGTCATCGCTGCCATTATCACCACTTTTTTCCTGTGCTGGGCTCCTTATTACGTCATGCGTCTAATAGAGTTGGATCAtcacatgcattttaaaacatttggcTATGTCCTCTCTATTGGTCTGCCTATAACCACCAGCTTGATCTTTTTCAACAGTTGTCTGAACCCACTGCTGTATGTCTTCATGGGCCAAGATTTTAAGGATATAGTTCACAAATCCATCCTGAAAATATTCGAAACTGCCTTCCAGGAAGAGGAATGA
- the LOC130171858 gene encoding chemerin-like receptor 1, whose protein sequence is MEKINTTDLYDGNDSYYDINHDDMDNDYFAKLRKSLNIMSVIVYCLAFVLGVLGNGVVIWVTGFKMKKTVNTVWFLNLAVADFLFTAFLPLTVTYTAMGFHWPFGNFMCRVNSTLTSLNMFASVYILVVISVDRCVSVVWPVWIQNHRNIRKASYVSLGVWVLGLTLSAPYFVFRDTFTYSDDTTLCFTNFALSDDHETGQFRYQAVAITNFLLGFVVPFTVIVSCYAVIIHRLRRNRTLASKSSHPFKIIAAVITSFFLCWAPFHIMRLIELDHHTRSKTFGYVLSIGLPITTSFAFLNSCLNPLLYVFMGQDFKGIVRKSILNILETAFQEEVSHSYTRTNLTVTSRSKDKSVSDVQV, encoded by the coding sequence ATGGAGAAAATCAATACAACAGATTTATACGATGGAAATGACTCTTATTATGACATCAACCATGACGACATGGACAATGACTACTTTGCTAAGCTGAGAAAGTCTCTCAACATCATGTCTGTCATTGTTTACTGCCTGGCCTTCGTTCTTGGTGTGCTCGGGAATGGAGTGGTTATCTGGGTGACCGGGTttaagatgaagaaaacagttaACACAGTTTGGTTCCTCAACCTTGCTGTGGCCGATTTCCTCTTCACAGCATTCCTCCCCCTGACAGTGACATACACAGCCATGGGTTTCCACTGGCCTTTTGGCAACTTCATGTGTAGAGTTAATTCCACCTTAACCTCCCTGAACATGTTTGCCAGTGTCTACATCCTGGTGGTGATCAGTGtggacagatgtgtgtctgtggtgtggCCTGTCTGGATCCAGAACCACAGAAATATACGCAAGGCGTCTTATGTGAGTCTAGGTGTTTGGGTACTGGGTCTGACTCTCAGTGCTCCATACTTTGTCTTCAGGGATACTTTTACGTATAGTGATGACACCACCCTCTGCTTCACCAACTTTGCTCTTTCTGATGATCATGAAACAGGACAGTTTCGTTATCAGGCCGTGGCCATCACCAACTTCCTCCTGGGATTTGTTGTTCCCTTCACTGTCATTGTCTCCTGTTACGCTGTGATAATCCATCGTCTCAGGAGGAACCGCACCTTGGCCAGCAAGTCAAGTCACCCCTTTAAGATCATCGCTGCTGTTATCACCTCTTTTTTCCTGTGCTGGGCTCCTTTTCACATCATGCGTCTAATAGAGTTGGATCATCACACGCGTTCTAAAACATTTGGCTATGTCCTCTCTATTGGTCTGCCTATAACCACCAGCTTTGCCTTTCTCAACAGTTGTCTGAACCCACTGCTGTATGTCTTCATGGGCCAAGATTTTAAGGGTATAGTTCGCAAATCCATCCTGAATATATTGGAGACTGCCTTCCAGGAAGAGGTTTCTCACTCATATACTCGCACAAACTTAACGGTCACCAGTCGGAGTAAAGACAAGTCAGTTTCTGATGTTCAGGTATAA
- the si:dkeyp-84f3.5 gene encoding zinc finger protein 729, with amino-acid sequence MMPSAHGQNIIMEKQKTVNSVASAQLGGESSTFICTECGDGFSQYSNVLAHMAIHGPLESFSFDGSSNGFEVPREYVLQENGTLTVVNGLAQSHSSVKPVSPGVLPSHYVPPIKPVSPTLRPQLSPYRDVFRPRPSDLTLDKSRQGHYRCEICSRSFNSLQSLHRHQQYRNTERGYKCTLCCKIFEGRQDLKEHLQDHVNERFHCCDHCGKRFLKVDALNAHQKENHFSPKATALRKSENKQEKKFEKTYPCRKCKFNFFWMSDFQTHSIYHCKGKEPDATFASEIETEVNSKNLHVPLENCHRNGTSIDLKNGDTKIFRDTSGNIDTEYSFTPYRCGLCGDRFQKLTALKEHHLTHQTQEEIDQLNQESQKTFKRRMPPKGRRRRGSNPNGKLHPCKHCHRVFNHSSSLSRHMRYHKGTMHTCVFCGRHFPQRCDLRRHVAMYHKVELEKKPGLKHLYTPPQNGPIPNPLNGEKNPSSPDEKTKSSSDNEQTTSPEQTPKGKQSGKAGRVNYKCQECGKRFGLLCVYQRHLRYHKKEPSRCPQCPAQFRNSSSLELHLQNHPSTGEADDVGQTSHRSGTNGNPVSEKGNTEDIEDDYMDHTQNDKGNSSEVIYECTECTETFSCLETFLQHQTSHGSENNG; translated from the coding sequence ATGATGCCATCTGCACATGGACAAAATATCATCAtggaaaagcagaaaacagtgaaTAGTGTTGCTTCAGCACAGTTGGGTGGAGAATCAAGTACCTTCATCTGCACAGAGTGCGGTGATGGGTTCAGTCAGTACTCTAATGTGCTGGCACACATGGCCATTCATGGACCCTTGGAGTCATTTTCCTTTGATGGCTCATCCAATGGCTTTGAAGTCCCCCGAGAATATGTGCTACAAGAAAATGGTACATTGACAGTTGTGAATGGATTGGCACAATCACATTCTTCTGTGAAACCAGTATCTCCAGGAGTCCTGCCATCACATTACGTACCCCCTATTAAACCAGTGTCTCCTACTTTAAGGCCACAGCTTTCCCCTTACAGAGATGTGTTCAGGCCAAGGCCATCTGACTTGACTTTGGACAAGTCTCGTCAGGGTCATTACCGTTGTGAAATATGTAGCAGATCATTCAACAGCCTACAGAGTTTACATCGTCACCAGCAGTATCGAAACACAGAGCGAGGTTACAAGTGTACTTTGTGCTGTAAGATCTTTGAAGGTAGACAGGACCTTAAGGAACATCTCCAGGACCATGTTAATGAAAGGTTTCACTGCTGTGATCATTGTGGTAAGCGATTCCTTAAAGTGGATGCACTAAATGCTCATCAAAAAGAGAACCACTTCTCCCCCAAGGCTACAGCTTTGCGTAAATCAGAGAATAAGCaggaaaaaaagtttgagaaaacaTATCCTTGTAGGAAGTGCAAGTTTAATTTTTTCTGGATGTCAGATTTTCAGACACATTCAATATACCATTGCAAAGGAAAAGAGCCAGATGCTACTTTTGCATCTGAAATCGAAACTGAAGTGAACTCTAAAAACTTACATGTACCACTTGAAAACTGCCACAGAAATGGCACATCTATTGATCTCAAGAACGGGGATACTAAAATCTTTAGGGATACTAGTGGTAACATTGATACAGAATACTCTTTCACACCATACAGGTGTGGTTTATGTGGGGATCGTTTCCAAAAGTTAACGGCTCTAAAAGAGCATCATCTCACACATCAAACTCAGGAGGAAATAGATCAGCTGAATCAAGAGTCACAAAAGACCTTTAAGCGGAGAATGCCACCTAAAGGCAGACGTAGAAGAGGAAGTAATCCAAATGGCAAGCTGCATCCTTGCAAGCACTGTCACCGTGTATTTAATCATTCTAGTAGTTTATCTCGGCATATGAGATACCATAAGGGTACTATGCACACATGTGTTTTTTGTGGTAGACATTTTCCACAGCGCTGTGATTTGAGAAGGCATGTAGCGATGTACCACAAAGTTGAATTGGAAAAGAAACCAGGTTTGAAACACTTGTATACACCTCCACAAAATGGACCTATCCCCAATCCTCTTAATGGTGAGAAAAACCCAAGTTCTCCTGACGAGAAAACCAAGAGCTCCTCTGACAATGAACAAACCACATCACCAGAGCAGACTCCAAAGGGGAAACAATCAGGAAAAGCAGGGCGAGTTAACTACAAGTGTCAGGAATGTGGAAAGCGATTTGGACTGTTATGTGTGTACCAACGGCACTTGCGTTATCACAAAAAGGAACCTAGTAGGTGCCCCCAATGTCCAGCTCAATTCAGGAATTCTTCATCCCTTGAGCTTCACCTTCAGAATCACCCAAGCACTGGAGAAGCAGATGATGTTGGACAGACTTCTCACCGCAGTGGAACCAATGGGAACCCTGTCTCAGAAAAGGGCAATACAGAGGACATAGAGGATGACTACATGGACCATACTCAAAATGATAAAGGAAATTCTTCAGAGGTTATTTATGAATGCACAGAGTGCACTGAGACATTTTCATGCTTGGAGACCTTTCTTCAGCACCAGACCTCTCATGGCTCAGAAAACAACGGGTAA